One Owenweeksia hongkongensis DSM 17368 genomic region harbors:
- a CDS encoding 2OG-Fe(II) oxygenase → MDIKYINPEYTSEDGRAKLKEQYENGTPCKHLVLDNFLSQDLAEKLHANFPSLDSLNVKRKSLNEDKSEDYHFERWDSSFSELREVVGSEDFYKWLRELTGIEGLITTRDSLGSGVHQGGNNSYVDVHVDVNMNPEAGLWRRVNLLIYLNKNWQEEWGGHLELWDKEMKTMHHKIAPKLNRAIIFYTDDNSPHGVTKVNCPDGESRKSFYTYFYTEIGEGFKYRDSKFLSRPDDKLSKKVMTSTKENIKIKAKQFLKALGVRSLDFQDKNKKK, encoded by the coding sequence ATGGACATAAAATACATCAACCCTGAATATACTTCCGAAGATGGAAGAGCCAAGCTAAAGGAGCAATATGAAAATGGAACTCCTTGTAAGCATTTGGTTCTCGATAATTTTTTATCACAAGACCTTGCGGAGAAACTCCATGCCAATTTTCCTTCTTTAGACTCGCTAAACGTAAAGCGTAAAAGCCTGAACGAAGATAAATCTGAAGATTACCACTTTGAACGCTGGGATTCTTCCTTTAGCGAATTACGCGAAGTAGTAGGTAGCGAAGATTTTTACAAATGGCTACGCGAGCTCACAGGAATTGAAGGACTCATCACCACCCGTGACTCTTTGGGTAGTGGTGTGCACCAAGGTGGAAACAACAGCTATGTGGATGTGCATGTAGATGTAAACATGAACCCTGAGGCCGGACTATGGCGTAGAGTAAACCTATTAATTTACCTAAACAAAAACTGGCAGGAAGAATGGGGCGGGCACCTGGAGCTGTGGGATAAGGAAATGAAAACCATGCACCACAAGATTGCTCCAAAACTAAACAGAGCCATCATTTTTTATACAGATGACAATTCTCCTCATGGGGTTACTAAAGTGAATTGCCCGGATGGTGAATCCAGAAAATCTTTTTACACCTATTTCTACACCGAAATTGGTGAAGGTTTTAAATACCGTGATTCTAAATTCCTTTCGCGCCCGGATGATAAACTGAGCAAAAAGGTAATGACCTCTACCAAGGAAAACATTAAAATAAAAGCTAAGCAGTTTTTGAAAGCCCTTGGTGTACGTTCTCTTGATTTTCAGGATAAGAATAAGAAGAAATAA